Genomic segment of Syngnathus acus chromosome 10, fSynAcu1.2, whole genome shotgun sequence:
GATCAGCGACGTGAAGACCTACCTGTGGAATGCCGAGACCAAGGAGTTCATGGGCCGCTCGGGAAAGAGCTGGAGTGAGTTGACGCAAGGGGAGAGCTTTGCTGGGTCTTGGGATTGTTGGGTTTTGGTTGGGCTAGCGGATAAAACAGCTGTGATGAGAAAAATATGCGATGTTTAGTCTTCCGATTCAAGGTCATAAATTTAGGAACAAACCTTGTGCCAGTCTATAAATTTTAGTGTCGTATAGTGACTTCCCGCTTTAATCAGGTTgagtcattaaaataaattgaaatgccattaatctgtTGCAGCCGCCTTACAAcaccattattttctgttagaTGTTCTTAGTCAAGGAAAATAGCACTCTAAAGTAAAATATAGTAGAAGCATAATAAAATGCACATAGAGAAATAGATTGGTTTTGTTAAGTGTAATTTAGGCCTGCTACCAACAAAAGgatttttacaattttaaaaGACTTAGTGACAGACCACCCGCTCGTGAAGGTTGAAAATCTCATACGTGatttcacaaacacaaagaggaGCAGACGCTTCGGGCTACGGTACCCGAGTGATTCCGTAGAGGACCGGAGGCGGTGATGTTATAAAATGGCTTTGTCAGCAAGAACACACGTGCTTTGGAAACTATTGTCAActtttatacaaaaaaaaacaaaaacgacatCCAGTGGGATATCCAACATTCTTCTTTGTCAGTCAGGGTACTTCTTTGATTAGCTACATATAAATATTCAAGATTTCTGATGCTATTATCGGGACAAATCCACTTTTAAAACACCTCAAACCAACAAATAATCTTATAAGCCATTAGATAGTCAGGAGTTCAATATCCGTGGTCGAGACGAggcaaaatcaaaacaaaagcagtccATTTTATCTTCTTGTGAATGGGGCTGTGCATCACGAAGATTTGTGCGTTAAATGCAGCAGCACGGTAGAAGAATGCAGTTCTTTTgagcttttctttgtttttcaaattgtaTCAAATGCGCTTGCAAACCGTATATGGCCCACGCTCCCTAGGTTGCCTACCCTTCCTTTAAAGATGCTTTTGGGAGAACTTGAACACTTCCTGCAAtctagtgtgtgtgtcactggTGTTTACATAGGTGCACGGACAATTCCCGAGCAAAACAGCCCGCCTGGGGACGGGTTCCCAGTGGGAGCGCGCCGCTCCGGGCCTCGCGTTAGCCAGAAATCACATTCCAAGCACATCTTAACATGCTCTCCACATCCTCTTTCCCAAAGCCGCGGCGACCCCTTTACAATGAACTTATCATGGACGTACATCCCCCTTGGTGCAAGCTAACACGTACACATCCTCTCCACAGTTTGCGATGGACATTTGTCAAGAAAAACTATCTTTAAATCGAGATCAAATCCAAATACAGCTCTGCTGGATGCTGCAGCTCATGCACAGCCATCTTGTCACTGAGTGCAGCCTTAAGGAGGGACGGGGGCCCACGTATCCCAGGGAAGAATGAGCGAGTGAGGAAGCGCGTCCATTCAATACCAGAGCAGGCTGATTGGTGCTCCTTGGAGCTGGCCGGGCCTCCATGGCTGCAAAGGACCTTCACTACGATGTCAACCGGAGGTTCACTGTGTTCCTCAGTGAAAAGACAGCTGGAAGAATTCTCACTGGGCTCAAACAGAAAGGCCTTTGTGGACTCAGGGGACACGAGGCATAGCTGCAACTATATTGTCCAACCTGTGGAACGTGCccacaaagcaaaatgtcagtcaTTCCAGCTTACTCGGAAAAGCTAACAAAGCTAACATGTCATGTTTATGTTTGCTccattttttaactaaaataggagataaaatgtcaaaagtaaTATTAACAAACCCATAGGCCAAAATGATCACAAAATCTAGAAATCCCTTTATTTGGCGCTGATGTAAATCTGTGATATTCTTGCGCTCTAAGATTTCaatgtgtattttatatttaatacagaTCGGTGATTGGACTTTAAAATTCTGTTCAGACCATTTTTGATGGGAAATCAATTGGCTTTAAAGAATCACAAGTGGTTTTCGTTGAAAGTGGCACagtctttttataaaaaaaaaaaaaatcactgatcAAGTGTATTAATTATGATAAATGCACATTGGGTCATTCCAAATGATTTTATTCTaaatgtgtatgtgcgtgtatgtgcaGATCGGATTTTGTATAGACCAGGTATAGTTCAGTATTCTTACTGTAAGTACAACTCAAGTCTCATGACTTCCCATGAGTTCTTCTAATAGCTCTTCTCTCTCCCATTTTAGGTCTCATCCTTCTCTTCTATGCTGCACTTTATACCTTCCTGGCGGCCATGTTTGGCGGCTGTATATTTTGCCTCATGTGGTCTATTAGTCCCTACCATCCCACCTATAACGACAGAGTAATGCCACCAGGTAAACAGATCCCCACACCCTACACACGTCATTGGAACATCTTAGGGACCTCGAGTCAAATTTGTTTGAAGAAGCCAGAAATAATTGGAACACAATGGGAATAAAATTAGTTAGTTGCAGGGTCAAACGTGTTTAGTCTTACAGTCTTGACTGAGAAATACACAATAAAACACTTGGCTTTAAtgtgtcaacaaaaaaaagacaacaagcaACAGTTTGAGTAACAATTTATCATCAGTAACAgtcattttattatattgacttgaatttaatgacaaaaaagtaGTTTTAACAGAATAAATTGACATGGAATTGTAAAATGTAATGAACCTTATAAAATGtaatactgtaaaaaaaaaacactaagtTGACGTCAATGTATCGTAAAGGAGACATCTTAGTGAAAAATGACTGTTTAATTACTTGCCTACCCGCCAAATGTGATTTAAACACGAGTAAATCATGAACCCAACTACTTCCGAAAATTTGCTTGCGCCACGTTTTGCTCGTTGCATAACAGCGGGGCAAATTTACATAAGAGCTGCCCCCACCGTGATTTTCTCCACTCATGACAGATCAGCAAGGTTAAGCAAAGATCTACAGTCACTTTCACATGTCGGTCAGAGTCTGGCCTACACTGTCTGAAATATTCTCCCCCTCAGGTGAACTTGCTAAAATTGTGCTATACTTCTTGATCCtcattgtattttgaaaaaaaaaatcatattattaaaataactattataaGAACTACACACTATCAGGAGACTGTCCCCCAAAACCCCAAAGTTTCTATTTTCAAGGTCCTCAACAAAATTAACTAACACATATTGCGCGTCATTGTCTTGCTTTTTTCAGCCTGTTGAGTTGAATTGCTAAACATTTGATTTAGTTAGTTTCTAAACATGTCCGTCAAAATATAAGGGAGGATCACTGCTTTAAGGCGGAGTAGCACTAGTGGCACGCAAAAGAATCAGTGAATTAAAACCAGGtaaattttacatttaaaatagaCAATTAAAccaaacattaaaataaagcCTGTGGCTCTGCATACAAtttgtttgaaagaaaaatatagtacatcacaattttaatttttcaagtaaatgtttttaagtATAGTATGTAACTTTTAAGGTGAAACGGTCGACTTAAacttaattttttgttttaaaaatgtctttgaaaGTGCAGTTATTTAACTTAAATGAGtgattcatttttatcaatcaaatcaaattgaattaccttatttttttctccctttatTAAGTGCATATTCATACATACAATCCCTTACAATAAATATGCCTTCAAGGGGGgacaaaacgtttttttaatgaattctTCACATTACGTTAATGTTGGGCACAAAAGTGGTAGTTGGAGAGTGgatttttgtttcagatgACTCACGCtgtaaaaagtttgagaacttAAGTTAGCTCGGTTCCCACCCCATCTATAAAGTCGCTCCTTCTGCCTGTGGATGCCCCCTCGGGTCTCGTCACAGTTGACTGTCTGTGGGTCTCCACTGGCAGGTATGACCATGGCGCCACACCTGGAAGGTCACGACATCACCTTCAACGCCTCCGACCGCAAATCGTGGAAGCGCTACGCCCGCTCTATGGATGAACACCTACGACGTGAGTTTGCGCCGCTCGAGGGGCTCGGATGGGTTTAACTGAGTTCGGTGAGCCTCATCAGTACCTTTGTCCTGATTTCTCTTTCGCTCCTGCATTGCATGCTGGGAAGGGaagcctttgtgtgtgtgtgtgtgtgtgtgtctttgtgtgcgtgtgttttgtcCCCCATACACTTCCCTTTTATTCATTCACACTGCCTTAATCAGAGGCCTTGGCAGGGAAGAGCTATTGGGAAGATTTATCCAAGCCCCAATCCCCCTATTTCACCCCCTTTAGCCTACAACGATGGCGCGCAGGACAGGAAGAACATCCGCTGCACACAGGAAAGGTACTTCATGCAGGAGGACTTGGAAGAGGACGCTGAAAGGAAGGCGTGCCAGTTCAAGAGGTCCTGGCTGGGGGAGTGCTCAGGTCTGCAGGACCCCCATTACGGGTACTCGCAGGGGAGGCCGTGCATCCTTCTCCGAATGAACAGGGTAAGGCGGGAAAGGGTTGGAATTTTTGAAGGTGGTACGACACGCTtatcttttttaaacatgttacAACATTGAAAATTCCAAAAGCTAACCCCTCAGTTGTAAgttgccatcttgtggcacctTGGAGCCAAGGAACTACTGGATGTTAAAGTAAGTCAATGCAGACAAGAGTCACTCTTGTGACAATTTTGTGACATCTTAAGGCAATTACAAATCTTTGTGGGGCTCGAGGCATCAATTACTCGCAGATTTTTGCTATTGCTTTTGCAGCGAAAAGCTAAATGTAAGTAACTGACATCCCCCTCAAAAAGTTGCTAATTGCCTGAATTATTAGTTTAAACTGTAAAAATGCCACAAATTGTGATCCACAAACACTGTAATATTTCTAATACAtctgctttaaaaataaattttaaaaaagcatcataaaatgaaatatgttgtcttCTAGATTCTTGGATATCTGCCTGGACAAGGGAAACCAGTCAATGTGACTTGTGGAGTCAAGGTAGATAaatatctctttttttatatgttaTATATCTTGAGAGggtaaagtatgttattatgTGGAACCTCTatacaacaaaattaaataacgAAAATTCGATTAATATGTTGCAGGATCAATACACCATTGATCCTGTTTTACATTTACCCACCAAATTTGAGAGATCTTACTATTTTGGTTCGTTTTCAAActgtgtagaaaaaaaatgagaaagaaaggaaactttcttcttctttcttccagAGAGGACCACCAGATGCCTTGGGAGAAATTCAGTTTTTCCCAAAGAGTATTTTTGATCTTAAGTACTACCCTTACTATGGGAAACAACGACATGTAAGTGCAAATTCCTTACAAAtcaatgtaattaaaaaaaaaaaaaaagcaacttgcCAAAACTTTGTGTCTTGACGCCTGGGCCGTCAGGTGAACTACTCATCTCCAGTGGTGGCCGTGCGTTTCTCGGGAGTTCAGTACGACACTCACATCCAAGTGCAGTGCAAGCTGAACGGAAAGGGGATCATCAACGACTCGCCCACCGATCGCCACCTTGGGAGTGTCACCTTCTTCTTGGACGTTGGAGCGTAGGACCCGAAGGAAGCTCATCACACTATAAATACTCATTATTTGACATGATGCCCACAAACAAGACACCACAAGCACAAGGGCATGAATTTCCTCATGAGATCAGATTAATCTAACTAAACTCCCCCTGGATATGTTTTCCTTGCCTATGCAAATCCAATTTAGAATGAAACCAGTAATGCTCTGTAGAACCATTGTAGGAGCATATAGAATAtgcagatttttgttgttcttaGAATGTTTTGGTGAGACCATACTAATTATTTGTGcttgtagtattttttttttaaacgtgcaTATTTTAAGGAATCTTGTGCAATGAAAACAAGTCTTGCACTGTACTCACACAATaaaagactgaaaaaaaattacttaaACGTCACACCACTTATCTTGATTTCTATGTACATACTCACAAAAGGGTTCGAGATAGTCAACCTTCTGGAGAAATTTCAGGAGAAACCTATCCATAACAATTACAGGTGCTCGTCTCTAAACTTATGAACGCCTGGTGTGACTTTTGCCATTGGGCTTTTTGCCAGAGGGCAGTAATTGTGCATTTCCGTGTGTATTCAAAGATGTTGTTCAAATTAAGTGTAACTAAAGTTTATTGTGAATTTTTGGTTCATTTTGGAATTGAACATGAAAGTCCAATATTAATTCCTTTTTGTGAATACTAGTCTACTATAGAAAACTTGCTTATGAAAGTTACACATATAAGTGAACAGACAATTTAAGATAACCTTAGACTgatttaaaatacttttttaaagATTATCCTGCTCCAAATGTGCTACTAAACTGTGTCAATGTTGTAGCCTATTTATTCCTATGGCAGTTGTACGACGACTTGTACTGTTAATTTTGCctgtgaaatgaaaataaacggAGGAGGCAGTGGTGGTTTTCTGGCATGTGCAACACGTGCAGCCACACAGGACTGCATTGCTTAGGGCGACaatgccaaaaataaaatggattacCTGAAATAGTTTCCATCTTGTAAAGGCATGACCTGATAAACACTGGCGAGCATTATATGGGGAATTTACATTCCCTTATGCAGGGGGGCCTGGTTTAACTGTTTAAGAAAATCTTGACATCTTAAAGGTTGTAATGATGTTTGCAATAATTGGATAGGGCGTCATTTAAGCTCAGACTGCCACTGGGAGGAGGGCATACTTTTTGTAGTCATTAACAAGTGGTTGATTGGTTCTTTAACTccttttgtccaaatgaagaaatgtttgatctatgtgtgtgttttgtcaatAAATCCCACTATTTGGTAAAAATATGTAAGTGTTGATCTTTTATTATGTCACAACAGAGCTACATGGACAAATGTCCTGGGCCAACCTTTGTccaggttgggggggggggggggaatcaaaatgaaatattattttggttttaattgaAATCACAATTATTCAAAGCCTTTCATTTTTGgtgcaaaacaagaaaatgttaaaaaatattaaatcatTTCTTTGAAACATTATTCCTTTTAGACTAAACATTTAATAAATTGGTTTTGTTAAAGtaaaaaaggtaaaaatatatacatttaagTATGGTTTCCTGAACAAACAGTGCACTGGATATGAATGTATATtagtaatactttttttttttttaacaattcaatacaaaaaactgttttttttttgcaattatgCCAGTTTTGTAATCGTGGAGCGAAATACCCACAATTGTAATTGAATCCCGATTAATTGCACAGCCCTAAAAAAATGGCATTCATGGTCACATATGTCATTCATTATATAATGActatacatttctttttgtcaacagaatgtctattttttcccccatttaaAACTAATTCAAGCTCAGACACCCGGGACTGTCGGCTGCTTTATTTACAATTGAAGGCAAACCTAAAAtacactaaaacaaaaataacaaagtaGAACCCAAGTAGTCCTGTCCACTTGCACAATCTAAGGAGCTCCAAAACTCTGTACTTATGTGGCTCAGTTTGATTGGCAATGTCAGGAAGGTATTTACAAGtatttggatggatggatgtcgtCATGGCTTTCCATGGACgttcccaacctttttagcACTTTCATAGCTGCTTCCATTCTGTGTGAAATGTTCGTCGTGGTCATGCAGCAGAAGAGAATAACTATTTAAACTTTTCTCATaactaaaaatataaattattttatcaaATATATCACATCACACTGAAAACGCTTGaaatattgaacaaaaaaCTAAAAGGGAGGGAACAATAAAGTCTTGGTTCCACAttgtaatgttaaaaaagtggggaaaaaattatTCTAAGGTCCTTTTTGAGAACATTTAAAAGTGTCAAGGGAGAGACTGGACAATGATGATTTTCTCGTTGATACAGAAACGGTGCAGCACATTGAGCAGGTTCTCCCCACAGCGTGACACTTGCCTTTCCATAGCCAGACGGAAATCCTCCTTCACTCCTTTGGTGATCCCTCTCGTCACTGTGTGGTGTCTACACATGAGAACACAGATAAAACAGTCACTGCGTTTAGAGACCCGTGTTTGAACACCACACACATCAATCATACATGGTTCGACAACAAGCGATCATTCAACAGTACGTATGGAATAAaagcacaaatgaaatgagACCAAGTGCTgtgaaaaggcaaaaagaaacTAACCGTACAACAAGAACGACATCATCTCAACTAACATTGGTGATGACCACAGAAAGACGAGCGATGGCTCAAATCAACCAAACGGCGACGACGACTTGTTCTTAAATGACTGGCCCAAATAAAAATctgcgagggagggagggagggagggagggagggggttgGAGTGGATGACAGGCCTTGGAGTTGGGAATGAATGGTGACTGGTGCTGGAGGGGAGGGATGGGGAGGGGCCCGGGGTACCTGTCCATCGTCTGAACCCCTTGTAGCAGAAGAGTGTTTAACTCCAAACCCAGGGCGGGCCTAGGGTTCCTGAGGGACAGCAACATTCAAACACTCGGTCAGTGCGGCCAGCGGTTTAGACATTGATGGCTATGAGCTGTTATTTCGATTGGGACAGTAAATCTATGCTGACTACTTTCCATTGTAGCCTCTTCTGTGTTgtctcattaaaataaatatatatatactatatttacaaaaatgtaaGGGGTGTATCGACTTTGTGAGAGACTGTAGAACCCTTCTCTTTCTCAAGCCCGCTCCTATGACGGCTTATTTTCAGCTAAGGTCCTCGTCAGGCTCATCATCAAGTTGACCTTCTCTTTAAACTGCACACGCCCAAAACCTGGGGTATGTCGGACCGGATGCCGACCATTTGGGTGTGCGACGCTTACTTAATCAGCATCCCCTGATTGGGCAGCAGCTCCAGTTGGATCCTCCCTCCGTCAGGGGTACGCAGGTATGCAAACTCCTCCAGCATGTCGATGTCTGACAATGGATGTGAGCTCAAGGAGGCTAACATCCAATACAAGAGTGCTGCTCTGATTTTCCCTTT
This window contains:
- the atp1b4 gene encoding protein ATP1B4; the protein is MEPSSTEGGAEEIPLPKSPPAKVILKHGQELEEEQEELAEHRPLEQEDLNFERWKRRPLPRRTLHQKISDVKTYLWNAETKEFMGRSGKSWSLILLFYAALYTFLAAMFGGCIFCLMWSISPYHPTYNDRVMPPGMTMAPHLEGHDITFNASDRKSWKRYARSMDEHLRPYNDGAQDRKNIRCTQERYFMQEDLEEDAERKACQFKRSWLGECSGLQDPHYGYSQGRPCILLRMNRILGYLPGQGKPVNVTCGVKRGPPDALGEIQFFPKSIFDLKYYPYYGKQRHVNYSSPVVAVRFSGVQYDTHIQVQCKLNGKGIINDSPTDRHLGSVTFFLDVGA